One genomic window of Hymenobacter sp. J193 includes the following:
- a CDS encoding Crp/Fnr family transcriptional regulator, protein MAVSCTTAAVTHADYKPFLRKFHVTDDSVYDLLFAELQPVSYQKGEFLVQEGSVERDLYFVYEGVQIAYFNNDGKEHVVSFSYPPSLAGIPDSFLNQNPSEYAIRALTASRLGRVSFQRLNELFDKSQQLERLFRKMVEAKFVGLAARHREFHACSIEERFIRFTQRSAPLFQLVPHKYIASYLHIDPTNFSKLYNSIRF, encoded by the coding sequence ATGGCTGTTTCCTGTACCACAGCGGCCGTTACCCACGCCGACTACAAGCCTTTCTTACGCAAGTTTCACGTTACGGACGACAGCGTATACGACCTGCTTTTTGCGGAGCTGCAACCCGTCAGCTACCAGAAAGGGGAGTTTCTTGTGCAGGAAGGCAGCGTGGAGCGCGACTTGTATTTCGTGTATGAAGGGGTGCAGATTGCCTATTTCAACAACGACGGCAAGGAGCACGTGGTGTCGTTTTCGTATCCGCCCTCGTTAGCGGGCATTCCCGATTCGTTTCTAAACCAGAATCCCTCGGAATATGCCATCCGGGCCCTGACGGCGAGTCGGCTGGGGCGGGTGTCGTTTCAGCGGCTGAATGAGCTGTTTGACAAGTCGCAGCAACTGGAGCGGCTGTTTCGGAAGATGGTGGAGGCCAAGTTTGTGGGCTTGGCGGCCCGGCACCGGGAGTTCCACGCCTGTAGCATTGAGGAACGCTTTATCCGGTTCACACAACGTAGCGCACCCCTGTTTCAGCTGGTACCACACAAGTACATTGCCAGCTACCTGCACATCGACCCCACCAACTTCAGCAAGCTGTATAACTCCATCCGGTTTTGA
- a CDS encoding alpha/beta fold hydrolase, producing the protein MKTVVSVAAAHRSSFKDQPRAEAFLARWVEQVETLNNCCYQRLEVSSLLGTTVVWTINAEQTDWPAVVVFPGFRTVGLFWDLDGNLAPLKEKFRIFLVDVNGQPCLSDGATPDVKGDGYGHWAADLLRQLRLSKAHILGASFGGLLALKLSQEAPELVDKIVLLNPGCLQAFSLGLRNLYYNLLPLLRPTTANVLTFLDRAVFCPPHHQLSAPARQLLADYELFAITQYQDRTQKPYAMPAAELANVSSDVYLLVGEQDMLFPYRKSVAVARQYLPRLREVQTFANTGHGIETSREALAAVATLLLAE; encoded by the coding sequence ATGAAAACCGTCGTCTCCGTGGCCGCTGCCCATCGTTCCTCTTTCAAAGACCAACCCCGAGCCGAAGCCTTTCTGGCGCGCTGGGTGGAGCAGGTGGAAACCTTGAACAACTGCTGCTACCAGCGGCTGGAAGTTTCTTCGCTTCTGGGTACTACCGTGGTGTGGACGATCAATGCTGAGCAAACAGACTGGCCAGCGGTAGTGGTGTTTCCCGGGTTTCGTACGGTGGGACTCTTCTGGGACCTGGACGGCAACCTGGCCCCGCTAAAGGAGAAGTTCCGCATTTTCCTGGTGGACGTGAACGGGCAGCCCTGCCTGAGCGACGGAGCCACGCCCGACGTGAAAGGAGACGGGTACGGGCATTGGGCCGCCGACCTGCTACGTCAACTGCGCCTGTCCAAAGCGCATATCCTGGGTGCCTCATTTGGTGGGCTGCTGGCCCTCAAGCTCAGCCAAGAGGCGCCAGAGCTTGTAGATAAGATTGTGCTGCTCAATCCCGGGTGCTTGCAGGCATTTTCGCTGGGGCTGCGCAACCTATATTACAACCTGCTGCCGTTGCTGCGCCCAACCACGGCCAACGTGCTGACCTTCCTCGACCGGGCCGTGTTTTGCCCGCCGCATCACCAGCTGTCGGCACCCGCCCGGCAACTGCTGGCCGACTACGAGCTGTTTGCCATCACGCAGTACCAGGACCGCACGCAGAAGCCTTACGCTATGCCCGCCGCTGAGTTAGCCAACGTTTCGTCGGACGTTTACCTCTTGGTAGGGGAACAGGATATGCTGTTTCCTTATCGCAAATCCGTGGCAGTGGCCCGGCAATACCTGCCCCGGCTGCGGGAGGTACAAACCTTTGCCAACACGGGGCACGGTATCGAAACGTCCCGTGAGGCGCTGGCAGCCGTAGCGACGTTGCTGCTGGCGGAGTAA
- a CDS encoding pitrilysin family protein, with translation MKKNLLLVLPAMAVLSLTQCQSSKPAATAAATTTPAPAAPAQKEYKYQTVEGDPLKARIYTLDNGLTVYLSDYKDAPRIQTYVAVRAGSKNDPHTATGLAHYLEHMVFKGTSKLGTQNWAAEQAELAKIEALYEQYRSKTDVAERKRLYHQIDSVSGVAAKYAVANEYDKAMGAIGAKGSNAYTSVEQTVYQEDIPSNQVEKWAAIQAERFGEMVPRLFHTELEAVYEEKNRTLDSDFSKEYQALNAALYQKHEYGTQTTIGTIEHLQNPSITEIKKYFTQYYVPNNVALTLSGDLDYDQTIRIIDKYFGGLQRQPIPAFTPAQEAPITAPIVKEIKGPDAENVMLGFRFPGTTTPDAVVLRMIDKILTNGQAGLVDLDLNQQQKVLQAATFTDLNNDYSTHVLYATPRQGQKLEQVRDLLLAELTKVKKGDFPDWLIPAIINSEKLQRTKSYESNEARAGAFVSAFIARQDWKDYIKQIDDFAKITKADVMRVANQNYGQNYVAVYKRTGQDPNKVKVVKPTITPVPVNRDAASGFYKQVTSLPAPALQPVFVDYKKDIQETKLASGVPVFYTRNTENNLFDLYYVLDMGTNNDPRLGLAADYLQYLGTDKYTAAQLQQEFYKLGCSFGVQSGADRIYVSLSGLDSNFEPAVQLFESLLAKPKPDAEALQNMVAGVLKARQDAKLNKGVILNQALVNYAKYGPKNPFTTQLSEKQLKALKPQELTALIQKIPTYEHRVLYYGPRAVKETENKQDAEQVNRDCHGVVRLESGLVNTLEKLHKTPTKLTPVPAAKDFAELPMNSRKVYWVDYNMVQAEIVFLTKGDVYDKALVPTVSLYNEYFGGSMGSIVFQELRESKALAYSAYSGYSNAGKVGRSNYISSYIGTQSDKLPEAMAGMQALLNDMPVAEANLQIAKDAIRNSIATERITKSDILFSYERAKRLGLDYDLRRDVYEQTPNMSFDDLRKFQEAKVKGQNQSILVIGSKDRLNFKELAKYGQVQQLTLKEIFGY, from the coding sequence GTGAAAAAAAACCTGCTACTCGTGCTGCCGGCTATGGCGGTGCTGAGTTTAACCCAGTGCCAGTCGAGCAAGCCGGCCGCTACGGCCGCTGCTACGACGACTCCGGCCCCCGCCGCGCCGGCCCAAAAGGAATATAAGTACCAGACCGTGGAGGGCGACCCGCTGAAGGCCCGCATCTACACCCTCGACAACGGCCTGACGGTGTACCTCTCCGACTACAAAGACGCCCCGCGCATTCAGACCTACGTAGCGGTGCGCGCTGGTTCCAAGAACGACCCGCACACCGCCACCGGCCTGGCCCACTACCTGGAGCACATGGTGTTCAAGGGCACTTCCAAGCTGGGCACCCAGAACTGGGCCGCCGAACAGGCCGAGCTGGCCAAGATTGAGGCCCTCTACGAGCAGTACCGCAGCAAAACCGATGTAGCCGAGCGCAAGCGCCTCTACCACCAGATTGACTCGGTATCGGGCGTGGCGGCCAAGTACGCCGTGGCCAACGAGTACGACAAAGCTATGGGCGCCATCGGGGCCAAGGGCTCCAATGCCTACACCTCGGTGGAGCAGACGGTGTACCAAGAAGACATTCCGAGCAACCAGGTGGAGAAGTGGGCCGCCATTCAGGCTGAGCGGTTTGGGGAAATGGTGCCCCGCCTGTTTCACACCGAGCTGGAAGCCGTGTACGAGGAGAAAAACCGCACCCTCGACAGTGACTTCAGCAAGGAGTATCAGGCCTTGAACGCTGCCCTCTACCAGAAGCACGAGTACGGCACCCAGACCACCATCGGCACCATTGAGCACCTGCAGAACCCGTCCATCACGGAAATCAAGAAGTACTTCACCCAGTACTACGTGCCCAACAACGTGGCCCTGACGCTGAGCGGCGACCTGGACTACGACCAGACCATCCGCATCATCGATAAGTACTTTGGCGGGTTGCAGCGCCAGCCGATACCGGCGTTTACGCCCGCGCAGGAAGCGCCCATCACGGCGCCCATCGTGAAGGAAATCAAAGGCCCCGACGCGGAAAACGTGATGCTGGGCTTCCGCTTTCCCGGTACCACCACCCCCGACGCCGTGGTGCTGCGCATGATCGACAAGATTCTGACCAACGGCCAGGCCGGCCTCGTGGACCTCGACCTCAACCAGCAGCAAAAAGTGCTGCAGGCAGCCACGTTTACCGACCTCAACAACGACTACTCCACCCACGTGCTCTACGCCACCCCGCGCCAGGGCCAGAAGCTGGAACAGGTGCGCGACCTGCTCCTCGCGGAGCTGACAAAGGTGAAGAAAGGGGACTTCCCCGACTGGCTGATTCCGGCCATTATCAACAGCGAAAAGCTGCAGCGCACCAAGAGCTACGAAAGCAACGAGGCCCGCGCCGGCGCCTTCGTCTCGGCCTTCATTGCCCGCCAGGACTGGAAAGACTACATAAAGCAGATCGACGACTTCGCCAAGATTACCAAGGCGGATGTGATGCGCGTGGCTAATCAGAACTACGGTCAGAACTACGTGGCCGTGTACAAGCGCACCGGCCAGGACCCCAACAAGGTGAAGGTGGTGAAGCCCACCATCACGCCCGTGCCCGTGAACCGCGACGCCGCTTCCGGCTTCTACAAGCAGGTAACCAGCCTTCCGGCCCCGGCCCTCCAGCCGGTGTTCGTGGACTATAAGAAGGATATCCAGGAAACCAAGCTGGCCTCGGGCGTGCCGGTGTTCTACACCCGCAACACCGAAAACAACCTCTTCGACCTGTACTACGTGCTCGACATGGGCACCAACAACGACCCGCGCCTGGGCCTGGCCGCCGACTACCTCCAGTACCTCGGCACCGACAAGTACACCGCCGCCCAGCTCCAGCAGGAGTTCTACAAGCTGGGCTGCTCCTTCGGGGTGCAGAGCGGGGCCGACCGTATCTACGTGAGCCTCTCCGGCCTCGACAGCAACTTCGAGCCGGCCGTGCAGCTGTTTGAGAGCCTGCTGGCCAAGCCCAAGCCCGACGCCGAAGCCCTGCAGAACATGGTGGCCGGGGTACTGAAAGCCCGCCAGGACGCCAAGCTCAACAAAGGCGTGATTCTCAACCAGGCATTGGTGAACTACGCTAAGTACGGCCCGAAGAACCCTTTCACCACCCAGCTCAGCGAGAAGCAGCTCAAAGCCCTGAAACCCCAGGAGTTGACGGCCCTCATCCAGAAGATTCCGACCTACGAGCACCGCGTGCTGTATTACGGACCGCGGGCTGTCAAGGAGACAGAAAATAAGCAGGATGCTGAACAAGTGAATCGTGATTGTCATGGCGTTGTGCGCCTTGAATCAGGTTTAGTAAACACACTAGAAAAGCTCCACAAAACGCCCACCAAGCTCACGCCGGTGCCGGCGGCCAAGGACTTTGCCGAGCTGCCCATGAACAGCCGCAAGGTGTACTGGGTGGATTACAACATGGTGCAGGCCGAAATCGTGTTCCTGACCAAGGGCGACGTGTACGACAAAGCCCTGGTGCCCACCGTGAGCCTCTACAACGAGTACTTCGGGGGTAGCATGGGCAGCATCGTGTTCCAGGAGCTGCGCGAAAGCAAGGCCTTGGCGTACTCGGCCTACTCCGGCTACTCCAACGCCGGCAAGGTGGGCCGCTCCAACTACATCAGCTCCTACATCGGCACCCAGAGCGACAAGCTGCCCGAGGCCATGGCCGGCATGCAGGCCCTGCTCAACGATATGCCCGTGGCCGAAGCCAACCTGCAGATTGCCAAGGACGCCATCCGCAACAGCATTGCCACCGAGCGCATCACCAAGAGCGACATCCTCTTCAGCTACGAGCGGGCCAAGCGCCTCGGCCTCGACTACGACCTGCGCCGCGACGTGTACGAGCAGACCCCGAACATGAGCTTCGATGACCTGCGCAAGTTTCAGGAAGCCAAAGTGAAAGGCCAGAACCAGAGCATCCTCGTCATCGGCTCCAAGGACCGTCTCAACTTCAAGGAGCTGGCCAAGTACGGCCAGGTGCAGCAGCTGACGTTGAAGGAAATCTTCGGGTACTAG
- the icd gene encoding NADP-dependent isocitrate dehydrogenase, with product MADHKITIKNGKLNVPDQPTIPFIEGDGTGPDIWAASVKVFDAAVAKAYGGKRKLVWKEVLAGEKAFKQLNNWLPNDTLDAFREYLVGIKGPLTTPVGGGIRSLNVALRQELDLYACVRPVRWFEGVPSPVKHPELTDMVIFRENTEDIYAGIEYMNGTPQAQKMLEFLQDEMGVKKIRFPETSSFGIKPVSKEGTERLVRAAIQYAIENKKPSVTIVHKGNIMKFTEGAFKTWGYELAEREFGDKVYTWNQYDKVAAKQGQDVADAQQKLALDSGKILIKDSIADAFLQQILLRPADYSVVATLNLNGDYISDALAAIVGGIGIAPGANINYLTGHAIFEATHGTAPKYANQDKVNPGSVILSGALMLEHLGWQEAADLIYKGIEATIASKRVTYDFERLMEGATLLKCSEFGEEIVKNM from the coding sequence ATGGCAGACCATAAAATCACCATCAAAAACGGCAAGCTTAACGTTCCGGATCAACCCACGATTCCCTTTATCGAGGGCGATGGTACCGGGCCCGATATCTGGGCGGCTTCCGTGAAAGTGTTTGACGCGGCGGTGGCAAAAGCCTACGGCGGCAAGCGCAAGCTGGTGTGGAAAGAGGTGCTGGCCGGTGAAAAAGCCTTCAAGCAGCTCAACAACTGGCTGCCCAACGATACCCTCGATGCCTTCCGCGAGTACCTTGTGGGCATCAAAGGGCCCCTCACTACCCCCGTGGGTGGTGGCATCCGCTCCCTGAACGTGGCCCTGCGCCAGGAACTCGACCTGTACGCCTGCGTGCGCCCGGTGCGCTGGTTTGAGGGTGTGCCCTCTCCCGTGAAGCACCCCGAGCTGACGGACATGGTGATTTTCCGCGAAAACACGGAAGATATCTACGCCGGCATTGAGTACATGAACGGCACCCCGCAGGCCCAGAAAATGCTGGAATTCCTGCAGGACGAGATGGGCGTGAAGAAAATCCGCTTTCCCGAAACGTCTTCGTTCGGCATCAAGCCCGTGAGCAAGGAAGGCACGGAGCGCCTGGTGCGCGCCGCCATCCAGTACGCCATCGAAAACAAGAAGCCCTCGGTGACCATCGTGCACAAGGGCAACATCATGAAGTTCACCGAGGGCGCCTTCAAAACCTGGGGCTACGAGCTGGCCGAGCGGGAGTTTGGCGACAAGGTGTACACCTGGAACCAGTACGATAAGGTGGCCGCCAAGCAAGGCCAGGATGTGGCCGACGCCCAGCAGAAGCTGGCCCTCGACAGCGGTAAAATCCTCATCAAGGACAGCATTGCCGATGCCTTCCTGCAGCAGATCCTGCTCCGCCCCGCCGACTACTCCGTGGTAGCCACCCTCAACCTGAACGGCGACTACATCTCCGATGCCCTGGCCGCCATTGTGGGCGGTATCGGCATCGCGCCGGGCGCCAACATCAACTACCTCACCGGCCACGCCATCTTCGAGGCTACCCACGGTACGGCGCCCAAGTACGCCAACCAGGACAAGGTAAACCCCGGCTCGGTCATCCTGAGCGGCGCCCTGATGCTGGAGCACCTGGGCTGGCAGGAAGCCGCCGACCTGATCTACAAAGGCATCGAAGCCACCATTGCTTCCAAGCGCGTCACCTACGACTTCGAACGCCTGATGGAAGGCGCTACCCTGCTCAAATGCAGCGAGTTCGGCGAGGAGATTGTAAAGAATATGTAG
- a CDS encoding DinB family protein, whose translation MSTLPEVWLRGPLPEVPPLLQPIAHALLQAQEELDAALQNFPDHLLAARPAGVASVGFHLRHLAGVLDRLATYARQEPLTAAQLAYLAAENDVPTAPGSTAALLAHFHEQTEQFLAQLRTTPESSLPEFRPVGRAGLPSTVVGLLTHAAEHTTRHLGQLLVTARVVQA comes from the coding sequence ATGTCTACCCTGCCCGAGGTATGGCTGCGCGGGCCGCTGCCCGAGGTGCCGCCGCTGCTCCAGCCCATTGCCCACGCACTGCTGCAGGCCCAGGAAGAGCTGGATGCCGCTCTGCAAAACTTCCCCGACCATTTACTGGCCGCCCGGCCGGCCGGTGTGGCTTCCGTAGGCTTTCATCTGCGCCACCTGGCCGGCGTGCTCGACCGGCTGGCCACCTACGCCCGCCAGGAGCCGCTCACCGCGGCGCAACTGGCTTACCTGGCCGCCGAAAACGATGTGCCCACTGCCCCCGGCAGCACGGCCGCGCTGCTGGCGCATTTTCATGAGCAAACCGAACAATTCCTCGCTCAGCTGCGCACCACGCCCGAAAGCAGCCTCCCGGAGTTCCGGCCGGTGGGGCGGGCCGGGCTGCCCAGCACGGTGGTGGGGCTGCTCACGCACGCCGCCGAGCACACCACCCGCCACCTGGGCCAGCTGCTCGTCACGGCGCGGGTAGTGCAGGCCTGA